In Gammaproteobacteria bacterium, one DNA window encodes the following:
- a CDS encoding hypothetical protein (Evidence 5 : Unknown function): MTYSIDFRRKVLAIQEQEQLTYAEIASRFGIGIATLTRWRSRLEPKLTRDKPATKINRESLARDAEMHPDAYQFERAKRLGVSRSGIGQALKRMRISYKKKTLSHPKANEEKRTAFQERMEVYETEGRSIVFIDEAGFAVDMPRRNGYAPIGKQDWNAKGRVNAIGALIGMCNALYRNHQ, from the coding sequence ATGACATATTCAATTGATTTCCGTCGCAAAGTGCTCGCCATACAAGAACAAGAACAGCTCACCTACGCAGAAATCGCAAGCCGCTTTGGAATTGGGATTGCCACTTTGACGCGTTGGCGTTCACGCCTGGAGCCAAAACTAACTCGAGACAAACCCGCCACGAAAATTAATAGGGAATCGCTGGCGCGTGATGCTGAAATGCACCCTGACGCCTATCAATTCGAGCGAGCTAAACGTTTAGGGGTGAGTAGGAGCGGCATTGGTCAAGCATTAAAACGCATGAGAATCAGCTATAAGAAAAAAACACTATCACACCCAAAAGCAAATGAAGAGAAGAGAACAGCCTTTCAAGAGCGAATGGAAGTATATGAAACAGAAGGGAGAAGCATAGTTTTTATCGATGAGGCTGGATTCGCGGTGGATATGCCACGCCGCAATGGCTACGCGCCGATTGGCAAGCAAGATTGGAATGCTAAAGGGCGAGTGAACGCCATTGGAGCGTTGATTGGTATGTGTAACGCTCTTTACCGGAACCATCAATAG
- a CDS encoding conserved exported hypothetical protein (Evidence 4 : Unknown function but conserved in other organisms), translating to MNYCHNRLFFRKLLPIAFLMTATLDANASCGSGFCTLNTHWNTQGATNNEGFSLDLRYSQATADVLRSGDRKVSADAPSGSDSEIENKRTILRLLTLDLDYSLSARWNIGINIPLVARDHTHTFDSSGSGPFEQQGKFTEVGDIRLMGKYKFDGGTLNSGDGIRFGIKLPSGVTDKTMTPPDPADPTTPYKLERSAQPGTGSTDLILGFYHFGRISKTNWGWFFSAQVQNAIQTSDHYRPGTQENIDLGANYAWSHNLNGYLQINFQHQRRDSDLNANQASGGYSLNLSPGLAYTIGEKTRVYGFIQVPILQHVNSDPSDTASAQLTAPWSLSVGINHWF from the coding sequence GTGAACTACTGCCACAATCGTCTATTTTTCAGAAAGTTATTACCTATAGCCTTCCTGATGACAGCAACACTTGACGCGAATGCCTCTTGTGGATCAGGATTTTGTACCTTGAATACCCACTGGAACACACAGGGAGCGACGAATAACGAGGGATTCAGCCTTGATTTGCGTTACTCGCAAGCCACTGCCGATGTTTTACGTTCCGGTGATAGAAAAGTTAGTGCAGATGCGCCATCCGGTAGTGATTCGGAAATAGAAAATAAGCGCACGATCTTGCGATTACTAACGTTGGACCTCGATTACTCGCTCAGTGCGCGTTGGAATATTGGGATTAATATTCCATTAGTCGCGCGCGATCACACGCATACCTTCGACTCATCTGGCAGCGGTCCTTTTGAGCAGCAAGGAAAGTTCACCGAGGTGGGTGATATTCGTCTCATGGGGAAATACAAATTTGATGGAGGCACCCTAAATTCTGGTGATGGTATACGTTTTGGCATCAAACTACCCAGCGGAGTGACCGACAAAACTATGACGCCACCTGACCCTGCGGATCCAACCACTCCTTACAAATTAGAGCGATCCGCCCAACCGGGTACAGGCAGTACCGATCTCATTCTTGGATTTTACCATTTTGGCCGGATATCTAAGACCAACTGGGGTTGGTTTTTCAGTGCCCAAGTACAGAATGCGATTCAAACAAGTGATCACTATCGTCCGGGTACACAAGAAAATATTGACCTTGGAGCTAACTATGCCTGGTCGCATAATCTAAATGGATATCTACAGATCAATTTCCAACATCAGCGGCGTGATTCAGATCTCAATGCCAATCAAGCATCCGGTGGGTATTCGCTTAATTTGAGTCCAGGTCTAGCATATACCATTGGCGAGAAAACACGGGTCTACGGATTCATACAAGTACCCATTCTGCAGCATGTCAATTCCGACCCATCCGATACCGCGTCAGCACAATTAACCGCACCTTGGTCGTTGTCAGTGGGGATCAATCATTGGTTTTGA
- a CDS encoding cytochrome c peroxidase yields MKKNIFHLFMLLALTLWFDGKAMSHNLTPPSLQGVSVPRTPGLLDGDTPIVTNKSAAIQLGKALFWDMNVGVDGIACASCHFHAGADGRFRNQLAPGLLHKGAGSRLTFSVTASSGSGGLNYQIKADDFPFYQLSDSSNKDSDVLFETDDVFASAGTFLAKFRGQGANGNENCRSVPDSIFHVGDLNVRQVTNRQAPSVINAAFSFRNFWDGRANNIFNGVSPYGERDLNARLWFMENDGSVVRKLIRLENSALASQAMSPPLSGVEMSCGQRTFPDIAHKLLSRYALENQRVHSEDGVLANLRNESGKGLRKTYSDLIKDAFAQGFWASPGDFYDPVNSNNGHSKNGPYTHMEVNFSLFFGIALQLYQQTLISDKTPFDTPRLPGDPKIPEGLNAKQKAGLRVFLDAHCVVCHKGPTLSAAAHPDIYTTSNNFATLRLVNRKTLNGSFTGSGVAQGIMDEGYFNTSVTPTSHDIGIGGYDPFGNPVSFTQQYMQTLLSKVAMVDPVEVYSCELDNSFAMDFNDNELVDDLAVINKCGVRSIYAKIPKPSLLEAEIRKGRRGRIITAVNGAFKVPSLRNVELTGPYMHNGGMLTLEQVVEFYFRGGNFNNPHHFATLVFRQDFTDEDKANLVEFLKALTDERVRWEKAPFDHPQLLVPHGHKETPDPNDPTRAEDLFLTIPAIGRYGRSAALGPIKAFHEYLEH; encoded by the coding sequence ATGAAAAAGAATATATTCCATTTATTTATGTTATTGGCATTAACCCTCTGGTTCGACGGGAAGGCAATGTCGCATAACTTAACGCCACCCTCGTTGCAGGGAGTGAGTGTTCCGCGAACACCGGGATTACTAGATGGTGATACACCCATTGTGACCAATAAATCTGCCGCCATTCAATTGGGAAAAGCTCTTTTTTGGGATATGAATGTTGGTGTGGATGGTATTGCTTGTGCGTCATGCCACTTTCATGCCGGCGCGGATGGACGCTTCAGAAATCAATTGGCGCCGGGACTGTTGCATAAAGGTGCTGGGAGCCGATTGACATTTTCTGTGACGGCTTCTAGTGGTAGCGGTGGACTGAATTATCAAATAAAAGCGGATGACTTTCCATTTTATCAATTAAGCGATTCGTCCAACAAAGACTCAGACGTGCTATTTGAAACAGATGATGTCTTTGCCTCTGCGGGAACCTTTTTGGCAAAATTCAGGGGGCAAGGGGCTAACGGAAATGAAAATTGTCGTTCCGTGCCGGATTCTATCTTTCATGTGGGAGATTTGAATGTTCGACAAGTAACCAATCGGCAAGCGCCGAGCGTGATTAACGCTGCGTTTAGTTTTCGTAATTTCTGGGATGGTCGCGCCAATAACATTTTCAATGGTGTTTCCCCTTATGGTGAGAGGGATTTGAATGCTCGGCTTTGGTTTATGGAAAATGATGGGAGTGTCGTTAGAAAGTTAATACGATTGGAAAATTCTGCCTTGGCTTCCCAGGCAATGTCCCCACCATTAAGCGGCGTTGAAATGTCTTGTGGGCAGCGCACATTTCCCGATATCGCTCATAAGTTATTGAGTCGATATGCACTAGAAAATCAAAGAGTGCATTCCGAGGATGGCGTGCTGGCCAATCTCAGGAATGAATCAGGTAAAGGGTTGAGAAAGACATATAGCGATTTGATCAAAGACGCATTCGCACAAGGATTTTGGGCAAGTCCAGGTGATTTTTATGATCCAGTCAATAGCAATAATGGACATAGCAAGAATGGACCGTATACACACATGGAGGTGAATTTTTCCTTATTCTTTGGTATCGCGCTACAACTGTACCAGCAAACCCTAATTTCTGATAAGACGCCCTTTGATACCCCACGTCTGCCTGGTGATCCAAAAATCCCGGAAGGATTGAATGCCAAGCAAAAAGCGGGACTACGTGTATTTCTTGATGCGCATTGCGTAGTCTGTCACAAGGGACCAACCTTATCTGCGGCGGCACATCCAGATATTTATACAACATCGAATAATTTTGCGACATTGCGTCTAGTAAATCGCAAGACTCTGAATGGATCCTTTACCGGCAGTGGTGTTGCTCAGGGAATTATGGACGAAGGTTATTTTAATACCAGTGTGACTCCGACGAGTCATGATATTGGAATAGGTGGTTATGATCCATTCGGTAATCCAGTGTCTTTTACCCAGCAATATATGCAGACATTATTAAGCAAGGTCGCTATGGTGGATCCGGTAGAGGTTTACTCTTGCGAATTAGATAATTCATTCGCAATGGATTTTAATGACAATGAATTAGTTGATGATCTTGCGGTTATTAATAAATGTGGAGTTCGGTCCATCTATGCGAAAATACCGAAACCTTCGCTGTTGGAGGCGGAGATCAGAAAGGGAAGGAGAGGTCGAATTATAACAGCGGTCAACGGCGCATTTAAGGTTCCTTCCTTACGAAATGTTGAGTTGACTGGTCCTTATATGCATAATGGTGGTATGCTAACTTTGGAGCAAGTCGTAGAGTTTTATTTTCGCGGTGGCAATTTCAATAATCCGCACCATTTTGCGACGTTAGTGTTTCGCCAAGATTTTACTGATGAAGATAAGGCTAATTTAGTTGAATTTCTTAAGGCTCTAACGGATGAACGAGTACGTTGGGAAAAAGCGCCTTTCGATCATCCGCAATTGTTGGTCCCCCATGGACACAAGGAGACACCAGACCCCAACGATCCTACACGCGCGGAGGATTTGTTCCTAACCATACCAGCTATTGGTAGGTATGGGCGGAGTGCCGCCTTGGGACCAATTAAAGCATTCCACGAATATCTGGAGCATTAA
- a CDS encoding hypothetical protein (Evidence 5 : Unknown function): MVGMGGVPPWDQLKHSTNIWSINLHFRKEEYIFDPERIGIKLLFHLGRYRPFNFARGFL; the protein is encoded by the coding sequence TTGGTAGGTATGGGCGGAGTGCCGCCTTGGGACCAATTAAAGCATTCCACGAATATCTGGAGCATTAATCTCCATTTCCGTAAGGAAGAGTATATTTTTGATCCGGAGCGGATAGGCATCAAACTTTTATTTCACCTAGGTCGATATCGACCATTTAATTTTGCTAGAGGATTCTTGTGA